A portion of the Kazachstania africana CBS 2517 chromosome 2, complete genome genome contains these proteins:
- the PUP2 gene encoding proteasome core particle subunit alpha 5 (similar to Saccharomyces cerevisiae PUP2 (YGR253C); ancestral locus Anc_5.64) yields MFLTRSEYDRGVSTFSPEGRLFQVEYSLEAIKLGSTAVGICTSEGVVLGVEKRATSPLLESDSIEKIVEIDRHVGCAMSGLTADARSMIEHARVAAVSHNLYYDEDIKIESLTQSVCDLALRFGEGASGEERLMSRPFGVALLIAGYDADDGYQLFHAEPSGTFYRYNAKAIGSGSEGAQSELQNEWHSSLTLKEAELLVLKILKQVMEEKLDENNAQLSCVTKSDGFKIYSDEKVAEIIKDLKEQEAQENPEEHDIEMS; encoded by the coding sequence ATGTTCTTAACAAGAAGTGAATATGATCGTGGTGTAAGCACGTTTTCTCCAGAAGGTAGACTATTTCAAGTCGAGTATTCATTAGAAGCAATTAAATTGGGTTCTACTGCAGTAGGCATCTGTACCAGTGAAGGTGTAGTACTTGGTGTGGAGAAAAGAGCCACATCTCCTTTATTAGAATCTGattccattgaaaaaattgtcgAAATCGATCGTCATGTTGGTTGTGCCATGAGTGGATTAACCGCAGATGCCCGTTCTATGATTGAACATGCACGTGTTGCTGCTGTTAGTCACAATTTATACTACGATGAAGACATAAAAATTGAATCTCTAACTCAATCCGTTTGTGATTTGGCTTTAAGGTTCGGTGAAGGTGCATCCGGTGAAGAAAGACTAATGTCAAGACCCTTTGGTGTTGCATTATTAATTGCTGGCTATGATGCAGATGATGGATACCAACTTTTTCATGCAGAACCCTCCGGAACTTTCTATCGCTACAATGCTAAGGCAATCGGTTCAGGTTCGGAAGGTGCTCAATCtgaattacaaaatgaatGGCACTCATCATTGACTTTAAAAGAAGCAGAACTCCTAGTATTGAAGATTCTAAAGCAAGTaatggaagaaaaattagatgaaaataatgctCAATTGAGTTGCGTCACAAAGAGTGACGGTTTTAAGATATATTCTGATGAAAAAGTTGCTGAAATtataaaagatttgaaagaacaagaagctCAGGAAAACCCTGAGGAACAcgatattgaaatgtcaTGA
- the GCN5 gene encoding histone acetyltransferase GCN5 (similar to Saccharomyces cerevisiae GCN5 (YGR252W); ancestral locus Anc_5.65), producing the protein MVSKRKAEQHNVDSLTSEDAHENKKMKLDDKPTEDTDTANKNGDYNEEDENKTQGENSGEVDENADDNDMEETENDKVPETEIIDDSDRGIVKFEFDNVEYKFKERASVIEENEGKIEFRVVNNDNTKENLMVLTGLKNIFQKQLPKMPKEYIARLVYDRSHLSMAVIRKPLTVVGGITYKPFDRREFAEIVFCAISSTEQVRGYGAHLMNHLKDYVKNTSNIKYFLTYADNYAIGYFKKQGFTKEITLDKKIWMGYIKDYEGGTLMQCSMLPRIRYLDAAKILLLQEAALRRKVRTISKSHIVRPGLDQFRDLDNIKPIDPMTIPGLKEAGWTPEMDELAQRPKRGAHYAVMQNILTELQNHAAAWPFLQPVNREEVPDYYDFIKEPMDLSTMEIKLENNKYQKMEEFIRDVKLICSNCRLYNGENTSYFKYANRLEKFFVGKMKEIPEYSHLVD; encoded by the coding sequence ATGGTTTCAAAACGTAAGGCAGAGCAACACAATGTCGACTCTTTGACATCTGAAGATGCacatgaaaataaaaaaatgaaattagatGATAAACCGACAGAAGATACAGATACGGCAAACAAAAATGGAGattataatgaagaagatgagaaCAAAACTCAAGGCGAAAATTCCGGCGAGGTAGATGAAAATGCAGACGATAATGACATGGAGGAAACAGAGAATGATAAAGTACCCGAAACAGAGATCATAGATGATAGCGATCGTGGAATTGTTAAGTTCGAGTTTGATAATGTTGAATACAAGTTCAAGGAAAGAGCCAGtgttattgaagaaaatgaggGTAAAATAGAGTTCAGAGTtgttaataatgataatacGAAAGAAAACTTAATGGTTCTGACGGGtttaaagaatattttccaGAAACAACTACCGAAAATGCCTAAAGAATATATAGCCAGATTAGTCTACGATCGAAGTCATCTTTCTATGGCAGTTATCCGAAAGCCATTGACAGTTGTTGGTGGAATTACATATAAACCATTTGACAGGAGAGAATTTGCAGAAATTGTGTTTTGTGCAATCAGTTCTACTGAACAAGTTCGTGGTTATGGTGCTCATCTAATGAACCATTTAAAAGATTATGTGAAGAACACGTctaatatcaaatattttctaacCTACGCTGATAATTATGCAATCGGTTATTTTAAGAAACAAGGTTTTACAAAGGAAATTACGttagataaaaaaatatggatgGGTTATATTAAGGATTATGAGGGAGGGACACTAATGCAATGTTCAATGTTGCCCAGAATACGATATTTAGATGCAGCCAAGATTCTACTATTGCAAGAAGCAGCCttaagaagaaaagttagaacaatatcaaaatcaCATATAGTAAGACCAGGTCTAGATCAGTTTCGAGATTTAGATAATATAAAGCCAATTGACCCTATGACGATACCTGGATTGAAAGAAGCTGGCTGGACGCCAGAAATGGATGAATTAGCCCAAAGACCGAAGAGAGGTGCCCATTATGCAGTAATGCAGAATATTTTAACTGAGCTACAAAATCATGCTGCAGCTTGGCCCTTTTTACAGCCTGTCAACAGAGAAGAGGTTCCTGACTACTACGATTTCATCAAGGAACCAATGGATTTGAGTACAATGGAAATCAAATTAGAgaataataaatatcaaaaaatggaGGAATTTATACGCGACGTTAAGCTAATTTGTAGCAATTGTAGGCTATACAATGGTGAAAACACATCCTATTTCAAGTATGCCAATAGACTAGAAAAATTCTTCGTAGGCAAAATGAAGGAAATTCCAGAATATTCACATTTGGTTGATTAA
- the KAFR0B04460 gene encoding 60S ribosomal export protein NMD3 (similar to Saccharomyces cerevisiae NMD3 (YHR170W); ancestral locus Anc_5.67), translating to MSTSQLTNHTDPKTPRATMLCCECGTPIDGSQGLVMCYDCIKLRADITKDIPREANVSFCRDCERWLQPPGQWVRANLESRELLAICLRRLKGLNKVRLIDASFIWTEPHSRRIKVKVTVQGEAMMNTIIQQTFEVEYVVVAMQCRDCARSFTANTWKATVQIRQKVPHKRTFLYLEQLILKNNAHVDTISIKEAKDGLDFFYEQKNHAVKMVDFLNSNVPVKFKKSEELVSQDSHTGTSSYKFSYSVELVPICKDDLVVLPKKISKALGNISQFVLCSKVSTTVQFLDPTTLQTADLSAQVYWRTPFSALADVSQLVEFIVLDVELTNKSAGNRVLADVTIARASDLGVNDQEYYVKTHLGGILHAGDSVMGYFIANSNYNSDLFDSLKYDYVPDVVLVKKLYPKKAKKSRNWKLKRMAKEHGDIVASHDYTSSKVEKQEMERAEKDYELFLEQLEEDEDLRHNVNLYKTGMANQDIEGEEENEFSDDEEAPKVDVDELLDELDDLALDEEAEIEEQD from the coding sequence ATGAGTACTAGTCAATTAACAAACCATACCGATCCAAAAACTCCTAGAGCCACCATGCTTTGCTGCGAATGTGGTACTCCAATTGATGGTTCTCAGGGACTGGTTATGTGTTACGATTGTATAAAATTGAGAGCTGATATCACCAAAGATATCCCTAGAGAAGCAAACGTTTCCTTTTGTAGAGACTGTGAAAGGTGGCTTCAACCTCCAGGACAGTGGGTTAGAGCTAATCTAGAGTCAAGAGAGTTATTAGCAATTTGCTTAAGACGTCTAAAGGGCTTGAATAAAGTCAGATTGATTGATGCATCATTTATATGGACTGAACCTCACTCAAGACGTATCAAAGTCAAGGTTACTGTCCAAGGGGAGGCTATGATGAACACGATCATCCAGCAAACATTCGAAGTTGAGTACGTAGTTGTAGCTATGCAATGTCGGGATTGTGCGAGGTCCTTTACAGCCAACACATGGAAGGCTACCGTACAGATCAGGCAAAAAGTTCCTCATAAAAgaacttttctttatttggAACagttgattttgaaaaataatgctCATGTCGATACTATTTCTATCAAAGAAGCCAAAGATGGGttagatttcttttatGAGCAAAAAAATCATGCAGTGAAGATGGTcgattttttgaattcaaatgtTCCAGTTAAGTTTAAAAAATCAGAGGAATTAGTTTCCCAGGACTCACATACAGGCACTTCATCttacaaattttcatattcagTTGAACTTGTACCAATCTGTAAAGATGATTTAGTAGTCCTACCAAAGAAAATCTCTAAAGCTTTAGGTAACATTTCTCAGTTTGTTCTTTGTTCTAAAGTCTCTACCACagttcaatttttggacCCAACTACTTTACAGACTGCAGATCTATCTGCTCAAGTTTACTGGAGGACACCATTCAGTGCATTGGCTGACGTTTCTCAGTTAGTAGAGTTTATCGTCCTTGATGTGGAACTAACCAATAAATCTGCTGGAAACCGTGTGCTTGCAGACGTTACCATTGCTAGAGCTTCTGATTTAGGTGTGAATGatcaagaatattatgTTAAAACTCATCTTGGTGGTATTTTGCATGCTGGTGATAGTGTCATGGGTTATTTTATTGCGAACTCTAACTATAATTctgatttatttgatagTTTGAAATATGATTACGTTCCAGATGTCGTTTTAGTCAAGAAATTGTATCCAAAGAAGGCTAAGAAGAGTAGAAAttggaaattgaagagaatGGCTAAGGAACATGGCGATATTGTAGCATCTCATGATTACACTAGTTCTAAAGttgaaaaacaagaaatggAACGTGCTGAAAAGGATTATGAATTATTCTTAGAACaattggaagaagatgaagatttaaGACATAATGTTAACTTGTATAAAACCGGCATGGCAaatcaagatattgaaggcgaagaggaaaatgaattttctgatgatgaagaagccCCAAAGGTTGATGTTGATGAGCTGTTAGACGAGTTAGATGACTTAGCTTTGGACGAAGAAGCAGAAATCGAAGAACAAGATTAA
- the NOP19 gene encoding Nop19p (similar to Saccharomyces cerevisiae YGR251W; ancestral locus Anc_5.68), with translation MSRAKEIQEKLELQAKLQFSFNNTKSKVLSWLEDSAENGSSGSKIDGKHDELEDSKQAFFNLPVMHIGGGLDLSTHDNGVASNDGDIHTIGEFIESDKKVNTLSKKKKRKLDSAQRNSLYRVAKDDSKSMVALKHKIRKDLRTNVRFKIENEKLGVKKTAQSANIPDNNSDSEDDSRTEKSVKKSFGLLFNGKKKR, from the coding sequence ATGAGTAGGGCAAAGGAGATCCAAGAAAAGCTGGAGTTACAGGCGAagcttcaattttctttcaacaatACGAAGTCTAAAGTGTTGAGTTGGCTGGAGGACTCAGCGGAAAATGGAAGCAGTGGGAGTAAAATAGACGGCAAACATGATGAACTAGAGGATAGTAAACAGGcgtttttcaatttaccCGTGATGCATATAGGTGGCGGACTGGATCTGAGCACCCATGACAATGGGGTAGCCTCGAATGATGGTGATATCCACACGATAGgagaatttattgaaagtgaCAAGAAGGTAAATACTCTGtcgaaaaagaagaagagaaagctTGATTCGGCGCAGAGAAATTCACTTTATAGAGTGGCCAAAGATGATTCTAAGTCCATGGTTGCGTTAAAACATAAGATTAGAAAAGATCTGAGAACCAATGTAAGGTTCAAAATCGAAAATGAAAAGCTTGGGGTAAAAAAGACGGCTCAGTCTGCCAATATCCCTGATAATAATAGTGACAGTGAGGATGATTCTCGAACAGAAAAATCAGTGAAAAAATCTTTTGGACTACTATTCAatggcaaaaaaaagagatga
- the DBP8 gene encoding ATP-dependent RNA helicase DBP8 (similar to Saccharomyces cerevisiae DBP8 (YHR169W); ancestral locus Anc_5.69): MSDITSFKQLGLSKWLLDSLRAMKITQPTTIQSHCIPEILKGRDCIGGAKTGSGKTITFAAPMLARWSEDPCGMFGVVLTPTRELAMQIAEQFTALGSSMNIRVALIVGGESIVNQAIELQRKPHFIIATPGRLAHHILNSGEDTVGGLKRAKYLVLDEADFLLNDTFAKDLSTCIGALPDKNARQTLLFTATITDQVRALQNAPAKGGKLPIFAYQVESVDKVAIPSTLKVEYILIPEHVKEAYLYQLLTCENYINSNVIIFVNRTATAEVLRKTLKHLDLRVASLHSQMSQQERTNSLHRFRANAARILIATDVASRGLDIPTVELVVNYDIPSDPDTYIHRSGRTARAGKSGDAISFITPRDVSRIAAIEERINKKMTECDKVHDTAVIRKALVKVTKAKRESLMEMEKENFGERRKIQRRKNMMNDKSLRS, translated from the coding sequence ATGTCTGATATAACAAGTTTCAAGCAACTAGGTCTTTCTAAATGGCTTTTGGACTCGTTGAGGGCTATGAAGATTACACAACCAACAACGATTCAATCGCATTGTATtccagaaattttgaagggAAGAGATTGTATTGGCGGAGCAAAAACAGGTTCTGGTAAAACTATTACGTTTGCTGCACCAATGTTAGCCAGGTGGTCTGAAGATCCTTGTGGTATGTTTGGCGTCGTTCTGACTCCTACTAGAGAATTAGCGATGCAAATAGCTGAGCAATTTACCGCATTAGGTAGTAGTATGAACATTAGAGTCGCGTTAATTGTAGGTGGTGAGAGTATTGTGAACCAAGCTATCGAGCTTCAGAGAAAACCGCATTTTATTATCGCAACACCAGGGAGACTAGCACATCATATTCTAAATAGTGGTGAGGACACTGTAGGTGGTTTAAAGAGGGCTAAGTATTTAGTTCTCGATGAAGCTGATTTTTTGTTGAACGACACATTTGCAAAGGATTTGAGTACATGCATTGGTGCCTTACCAGATAAAAATGCCAGACAAACTTTACTATTTACCGCTACCATTACAGATCAGGTTAGAGCGTTACAAAACGCGCCAGCCAAGGGCGGTAAGTTACCGATTTTTGCATATCAAGTTGAAAGTGTCGATAAGGTTGCTATTCCTTCTACTTTAAAGGTGGAGTATATTTTGATTCCCGAGCATGTCAAAGAAGCGTATCTATATCAACTTTTAACCTGCGAGAATTACATTAATTCCAATGTCATCATATTTGTAAATAGAACTGCTACTGCAGAAGTATTGCGAAAAACTTTGAAGCATCTTGATTTAAGAGTCGCATCACTGCATTCTCAAATGTCACAACAAGAACGAACCAACTCTTTACATAGATTTCGTGCTAATGCAGCTAGAATTTTGATTGCTACTGATGTAGCATCTAGAGGTTTAGATATTCCTACTGTAGAATTAGTAGTGAACTATGACATTCCCAGCGATCCTGATACTTATATTCATAGATCAGGTCGTACTGCTCGTGCTGGTAAAAGTGGTGATGCGATTTCCTTCATTACTCCAAGAGATGTGTCTAGAATCGCGGCTATTGAAGAGCGTataaacaagaaaatgacTGAATGTGACAAAGTTCATGATACTGCTGTCATTAGAAAAGCATTGGTAAAGGTTACGAAAGCCAAGAGAGAATCACTGATGgaaatggaaaaagaaaactttgGTGAAAGgagaaaaattcaaagaaggaaaaatatgatgaaCGATAAAAGTTTAAGATCATAA
- the KAFR0B04485 gene encoding uncharacterized protein (similar to Saccharomyces cerevisiae OYE2 (YHR179W); ancestral locus Anc_5.58), with protein MTKSEYIVPEQLRDTNLTESLCIGPYEILHRIVPSTKRVNYNHLCQFDLKSNRPGTLIINPIPPSCTLENLKNIVEQVQVNGSFIWISVEFSISGVADFNGMTRDQIYTSIRKVQEQVSVIMEHVKPNGIEIDATCDVISQSLHSMKNSRTDEFGGSIQNRSCLLMTIIKELLKVVPSQVLSVKVNPFQDLETDPICLAEYAYIFGELESWRRTNGITISFIHLEEPLHNFDVSNNFVHAVWKGVVVREGNFRDIHTIKDLMKNDKTLIALE; from the coding sequence ATGACAAAATCTGAATATATTGTACCAGAACAACTAAGAGACACTAATTTGACTGAGTCACTTTGTATTGGTCCGTATGAGATTTTACACAGGATTGTGCCATCTACAAAAAGAGTAAATTATAATCATCTTTGCCAATTTGATTTAAAGTCAAATAGACCGGGAACATTGATCATTAATCCAATACCCCCTTCTTGCACTTTGGAGAAtctaaaaaatattgttgaaCAGGTTCAAGTTAATGGTTCATTCATATGGATATCGGTTGAATTCAGTATTTCGGGCGTTGCAGATTTCAATGGCATGACTAGGGATCAAATTTACACTTCGATCCGTAAAGTACAAGAACAAGTGAGTGTTATCATGGAGCATGTCAAACCCAATggtattgaaattgatgctACGTGTGACGTAATTTCGCAATCATTGCATTCGATGAAAAACAGCCGCACGGATGAATTTGGTGGGTCCATTCAGAATAGGTCATGCCTTCTAATGACGATCATCAAGGAGTTACTCAAAGTTGTACCTTCTCAAGTACTCAGTGTAAAGGTTAATCCATTCCAGGACCTGGAAACTGATCCGATATGTCTTGCTGAATATGCATATATTTTTGGTGAATTAGAAAGCTGGAGAAGAACGAATGGAATTACTATTTCATTCATTCATTTGGAAGAACCTTTGCATAATTTTGACGTCTCTAATAACTTTGTACATGCTGTTTGGAAGGGTGTGGTTGTAAGAGAGGGTAATTTCAGAGATATACATACTATTAAGGACCTtatgaaaaatgataaGACATTAATCGCACTAGAATGA
- the GND2 gene encoding phosphogluconate dehydrogenase (decarboxylating) GND2 (similar to Saccharomyces cerevisiae GND2 (YGR256W) and GND1 (YHR183W); ancestral locus Anc_5.55), translating into MSTAIADFGLIGLAVMGQNLILNTADHGFTVCAYNRTYSKVEHFLANEAKGKSIVGAKSIEEFVSKLKRPRKIMLLVKAGNPVDALISELITHLEKGDIVIDGGNSHFPDSNRRFEELKANGILFVGCGVSGGEEGARYGPSLMPGGADEAWPHIKDLLQSIAAKSDGEPCCDWVGPAGSGHYVKMVHNGIEYGDMQLISEAYDIMKRVGGFTDKEISDVFAKWNKGVLDSFLIEITRDILKYDDVDGKPLVEKILDSAGQKGTGKWTAMNALDLGMPVTLIGEAVFARCLSSIKDERIRASKVLPGPKIPKDAIKDRQEFIDDLEEALYASKIISYAQGFMLIREAGKTYGWKLNNPAIALMWRGGCIIRSVFLAEITKAFREKPDLENLLLDKFFLHAVTKAQLGWRKTVALATTYGIPTPTFSTALAFYDGYRSERLPANLLQAQRDFFGAHTFRVLPECASDNLPEDKDIHINWTGRGGNVSSSTYEA; encoded by the coding sequence ATGTCTACTGCAATTGCTGACTTCGGTTTAATTGGCTTGGCCGTCATGGGTCAAAACTTAATCTTAAACACAGCAGACCATGGATTCACAGTCTGTGCTTATAATAGAACATACTCCAAAGTAGAACATTTCTTAGCTAATGAAGCAAAAGGCAAATCTATTGTCGGAGCCAAATCTATTGAAGAGTTCGTTtctaaattgaaaagaccAAGAAAGATTATGTTATTGGTTAAAGCCGGTAATCCTGTTGATGCCTTAATTAGCGAATTAATTACACATCTGGAAAAGGGAGATATTGTTATTGATGGTGGTAATTCTCATTTCCCAGATTCAAATAGAcgttttgaagaattgaaggCAAATGGAATCCTATTTGTAGGTTGCGGTGTGTCAGGTGGTGAAGAAGGTGCCAGATATGGTCCTTCATTGATGCCAGGCGGTGCCGATGAGGCTTGGCCTCATATTAAAGATCTGCTTCAATCAATTGCTGCCAAGTCTGACGGTGAGCCTTGTTGTGACTGGGTAGGACCTGCAGGTTCAGGCCACTATGTCAAGATGGTCCATAATGGTATCGAATATGGTGATATGCAATTGATTTCAGAAGCTTATGATATTATGAAAAGGGTCGGAGGATTCACCGACAAAGAAATTAGTGACGTCTTCGCTAAATGGAATAAAGGTGTCTTGGATTCTTTCTTAATTGAAATTACGAGAGATATCTTAAAATATGATGATGTCGATGGCAAACCATTAGTAGAAAAGATTTTAGATTCTGCAGGCCAAAAAGGTACTGGTAAATGGACTGCTATGAACGCTTTAGATTTAGGTATGCCCGTCACCTTGATTGGTGAGGCTGTCTTCGCTCGTTGCCTGTCCTCCattaaagatgaaagaattagagCTTCCAAAGTTTTACCTGGGCCAAAGATCCCCAAGGATGCCATCAAAGACAGacaagaatttattgatgatttagaagaaGCTTTATATGCCTCCAAGATTATTTCTTACGCTCAAGGCTTTATGTTAATTCGTGAAGCTGGTAAGACATACGGTTGGAAATTGAACAACCCAGCTATCGCTTTAATGTGGAGAGGTGGCTGTATTATCAGATCCGTTTTCTTAGCAGAAATTACAAAGGCTTTCAGAGAAAAACCGGACTTAGAAAACTTATTATTAGATAAGTTCTTTTTACATGCTGTGACGAAAGCTCAATTAGGCTGGAGAAAGACAGTTGCCTTAGCAACTACATATGGTATTCCAACACCAACTTTCTCAACAGCTTTAGCATTCTACGATGGTTACAGATCTGAAAGACTACCAGCTAATCTACTACAAGCTCAAAGAGATTTCTTCGGCGCTCATACTTTCAGAGTCTTACCAGAATGTGCCTCAGATAATTTACCAGAGGATAAAGATATCCATATCAACTGGACTGGTCGTGGTGGAAATGTTTCTTCGTCAACTTATGAAGCGTGA
- the MTM1 gene encoding Mtm1p (similar to Saccharomyces cerevisiae MTM1 (YGR257C); ancestral locus Anc_5.53): MTRDDKTTLTAKERMLSASIGSLLTSLTLTPMDVVRIRLQQQEMLPDCLCETPVPDTIKPFATGKAPTNLTKVATSKLTFESRLSMTKEKAFWEGPCFQDLACKRNTLQFNSTLEAFKKISRVEGTSTLWRGISLNLLMAIPSNVVYFTGYEYLRDMSPLATNYSNLNPLICGAFARTLAATSVAPLELLKTRFQSIPRSSKSRNAWLLFKELMRDTAVEMKAQGPYKALFKGLEITLWRDVPFSAVYWGSYEFCKKTLWSKTQKAKKNSIHFANSFLTGCISGTIAAFITHPFDVGKTRWQISLLSNTGSRNRPQKSRNMFKFLNMIRQNEGIAALYTGLLPRVIKIAPSCAIMISSYELCKRLFVEF, from the coding sequence ATGACAAGAGATGATAAGACTACACTTACTGCTAAAGAACGCATGCTAAGTGCCTCAATTGGATCATTATTAACCTCATTGACTTTGACACCCATGGATGTGGTCAGGATACGGCTTCAGCAACAAGAAATGTTGCCCGATTGTTTATGTGAAACTCCGGTACCAGACACTATCAAACCTTTTGCAACTGGGAAGGCGCCTACAAATTTAACAAAAGTTGCTACTTCGAAACTTACGTTTGAAAGTCGTCTCTCTATGACTAAAGAAAAGGCATTTTGGGAAGGCCCATGCTTCCAAGATCTCGCATGTAAGAGGAACACTCTTCAATTCAACAGTACATTGGAGgcatttaaaaaaatatcaagagTTGAAGGCACGTCAACCTTATGGAGAGGAATATCACTGAATTTACTCATGGCAATACCATCTAATGTTGTTTATTTCACTGGATATGAGTATTTAAGAGATATGTCACCCCTTGCCACGAACTATTCAAACCTTAATCCACTTATATGTGGTGCATTTGCAAGAACTTTGGCAGCAACTAGTGTTGCGCCGCTAGAGCTACTAAAAACGCGGTTTCAAAGTATTCCAagatcttcaaaatctagAAATGCATGGTTACTCTTTAAAGAACTGATGAGGGATACTGCTGTTGAAATGAAGGCACAGGGACCATATAAAGCCCTTTTCAAGGGATTGGAAATTACATTATGGAGAGACGTTCCGTTCAGTGCGGTTTATTGGGGTTCTTATGAATTTTGTAAGAAAACTCTATGGTCAAAAACTcaaaaagcaaaaaagaattcaattcattttgCAAATAGTTTCTTAACGGGTTGTATTAGTGGTACAATTGCAGCCTTTATAACTCATCCATTTGATGTTGGAAAAACAAGATGGcaaatttcattactttCAAATACCGGATCTCGAAACCGCCCacaaaaatcaagaaatatgTTCAAGTTTTTAAACATGATAAGACAGAATGAAGGTATTGCTGCTCTGTATACGGGGCTCCTGCCCAGGGTGATCAAAATTGCACCTAGTTGTGCTATAATGATATCAAGTTACGAACTCTGTAAAAGattatttgttgaattCTAG